One region of Bactrocera neohumeralis isolate Rockhampton chromosome 5, APGP_CSIRO_Bneo_wtdbg2-racon-allhic-juicebox.fasta_v2, whole genome shotgun sequence genomic DNA includes:
- the LOC126760561 gene encoding uncharacterized protein LOC126760561 — protein sequence MNSFISIALLALVACTHADVSHLSHTYLPPSTASASRTVTFNPATGYSSGGGVGVSSGGSSLGGHRYTASAVSHSAPSTQVYSTSKSSGGYSVPPAPPRKYLAPAQVPAPVQHSATSYSAPAVHTSSYRAPAATYIPPAVQKPAVVQHHVQQYRAPVVSQSVSSATQYRAPAPVHSAAATVSHSAASGSYRAPYSYNAPAPVVSQSVSSATQYRAPAPVHTVSHGTSSGSYRAPYSYNAPASSHRAPAAQYQSSAATYRAPAVQHQAATVTYRAPVAQYQAPATLYQAPATTYGAPASQYQAQTTKYHAPASTYKAPVTSSYQAPASSYTASTTYHAPAISTSSISSGSYQTSAGHYSSPAVSYNAPAKSISTSSSSLGTQYAANGGYIY from the exons ATG AATTCCTTCATCAGTATTGCCCTACTCGCGCTGGTCGCATGTACCCACGCTGATGTGTCACATTTGTCACACACCTACTTACCGCCATCGACGGCCTCCGCATCCCGTACCGTTACTTTCAATCCAGCCACAGGCTATTCTAGTGGTGGTGGTGTAGGTGTTAGCAGTGGCGGCAGCAGTCTTGGCGGTCATCGTTACACTGCGTCCGCAGTTTCGCACAGTGCACCCTCCACACAAGTGTACAGCACATCGAAGAGCTCCGGCGGTTATTCTGTGCCTCCTGCACCACCTCGTAAATACCTAGCCCCCGCTCAAGTGCCGGCTCCAGTGCAACACAGTGCTACTAGTTATAGCGCACCTGCCGTGCACACATCTTCTTATCGCGCCCCGGCTGCCACATACATTCCTCCAGCAGTTCAAAAGCCAGCCGTTGTTCAACATCATGTTCAGCAATATCGCGCACCAGTTGTATCACAAAGTGTCTCGTCGGCCACCCAATATCGTGCGCCAGCTCCTGTCCATAGTGCAGCTGCTACGGTGAGTCATAGCGCAGCGTCCGGTTCTTATAGAGCTCCTTACTCCTACAACGCTCCGGCACCAGTTGTCTCACAAAGTGTCTCGTCGGCCACTCAATATCGTGCGCCAGCTCCTGTCCATACGGTGAGTCATGGCACATCGTCTGGTTCTTATAGAGCTCCTTACTCGTACAACGCACCGGCATCATCTCATCGTGCGCCAGCGGCTCAATATCAATCGTCTGCCGCAACATACAGAGCTCCAGCCGTTCAGCATCAAGCAGCCACCGTAACGTACAGAGCTCCAGTTGCTCAATATCAGGCTCCTGCTACTCTATACCAAGCCCCTGCGACTACGTATGGAGCCCCCGCGTCACAATATCAAGCTCAAACGACTAAGTATCATGCACCCGCCTCTACTTATAAAGCACCTGTAACCTCTAGTTATCAAGCTCCGGCTTCTTCCTACACCGCATCCACCACATACCATGCTCCGGCTATTTCTACAAGCAGCATTTCAAGCGGTTCATACCAAACATCAGCTGGTCATTACAGCAGCCCTGCGGTCTCGTACAATGCTCCAGCTAAATCCATTTCGACATCGTCATCCAGTCTTGGTACCCAATATGCGGCTAACGGTggctatatttattaa
- the LOC126758252 gene encoding nematocyst expressed protein 3-like — MGSGSPKKIFAITTVIALLGVSANALSNTYLPPQASASNSISSYAAPASYAAPSVSHASFAPAPSRHVAPSGGFASAGGFGGSGAASAQHVSYAAAPSFHAAAPVAAPRPQAYHAPVAAASHNVASYAAPAPRPQVGFASSGGFGGFGSASGQQASYAAAPAPRPQVHHAPVAAASNVAYSAAPAPRPQVHHAPVAAASNVAYSAAPAPRPQVHHAPVAAASNVAYSAAPAPRPQVHHAPVAAASNVAYSAPAPRPQAYHAPVAAASNVAYSAAPAPRPQVHHAPVAAASHVAPAFAPAPRPAAAYSAPATGFSGGFGGQGAASSSHASYAAPVGAASNAGYGYSAPVAAASAPHVTYAAPAPATAPVQFAAPSNIQEVVAAGSSNYGTKYAANGGYEYRFRHRN, encoded by the exons ATGGGttctggttcgccgaag AAAATCTTCGCTATCACCACCGTTATTGCCTTGTTGGGCGTCAGCGCCAATGCGCTGAGCAACACCTATTTGCCGCCACAGGCCTCAGCTTCGAACTCAATCAGCAGCTATGCCGCGCCCGCCTCCTACGCTGCACCATCCGTATCTCATGCTAGCTTCGCACCAGCTCCCAGCCGTCATGTGGCACCATCGGGTGGCTTCGCATCAGCAGGCGGTTTTGGCGGCAGCGGTGCTGCATCGGCTCAACACGTTAGCTACGCTGCTGCACCCTCGTTCCATGCCGCTGCTCCAGTGGCTGCTCCACGTCCACAGGCTTACCATGCGCCAGTCGCTGCCGCTTCTCACAACGTAGCTTCGTATGCCGCTCCGGCACCACGGCCTCAAGTAGGATTCGCGTCCTCGGGTGGTTTTGGTGGTTTTGGTTCCGCTTCTGGTCAGCAAGCTTCTTACGCTGCTGCTCCAGCACCACGTCCTCAGGTACATCACGCTCCAGTTGCAGCTGCCTCAAATGTAGCTTACTCTGCTGCCCCAGCACCACGTCCTCAAGTACATCACGCTCCAGTTGCAGCTGCCTCAAATGTAGCTTACTCTGCTGCCCCAGCACCACGTCCTCAAGTACATCACGCTCCAGTTGCTGCCGCCTCAAATGTGGCTTACTCTGCTGCCCCAGCACCACGTCCACAAGTACATCATGCTCCAGTTGCTGCTGCCTCAAATGTGGCTTACTCCGCTCCAGCTCCACGTCCTCAAGCTTATCACGCTCCAGTTGCTGCCGCCTCAAATGTGGCTTACTCTGCTGCCCCAGCACCACGTCCTCAAGTACATCATGCTCCAGTTGCCGCCGCCTCACATGTGGCTCCTGCTTTCGCTCCAGCTCCAAGACCAGCCGCTGCCTACTCCGCTCCTGCTACTGGCTTCTCCGGCGGTTTCGGTGGACAAGGCGCTGCTTCTAGCAGCCACGCCAGCTATGCCGCCCCAGTCGGTGCTGCCTCCAATGCCGGATATGGTTACTCCGCACCAGTTGCCGCTGCGTCGGCCCCACATGTCACTTACGCTGCTCCAGCACCAGCCACAGCTCCAGTGCAATTTGCTGCTCCTTCCAACATTCAGGAAGTTGTTGCCGCTGGCTCCTCCAACTATGGCACTAAATATGCCGCCAATGGTGGTTATGAATACCGTTTCAGACACAGGAACTAA
- the LOC126758254 gene encoding cuticle protein 16.5-like → MKFFVAIAFAVIASVAADVSHLSNTYLPPSAAASSVSSEYLPPSYSSAASAPSVIYAAPTSSVSSYSAPARSVSSYSSAPVAAASYSAPTYSAPAVSYSAPARSVSYSAPAASYSAPVAAASYSAPTYSAPAASYSAPARSVSYSAPAASYSAPVAAASYSAPTYSAPAASYSAPARSVSYSAPAASYSAPVAAASYSAPTYSAPAVSYSAPARSVSYSAPVAAASYSAPTYSAPAASYSAPVAAASHSAPSYSGVDTAYGANGGYIYRKRR, encoded by the exons ATG AAATTCTTTGTTGCTATTGCCTTCGCCGTTATTGCCAGCGTTGCTGCTGATGTCAGCCACCTGAGCAACACCTACCTGCCACCATCGGCTGCTGCTAGCTCCGTCTCATCCGAGTACCTGCCCCCAAGCTACTCGTCAGCTGCATCTGCTCCCAGCGTGATCTACGCTGCACCTACCAGCTCGGTCTCCTCCTACTCAGCACCTGCCCGTTCCGTCTCTTCATACTCCTCGGCTCCAGTTGCTGCCGCTTCGTACTCAGCACCCACATACTCAGCTCCAGCTGTATCGTACTCGGCTCCAGCACGTTCCGTTTCTTACTCGGCTCCAGCTGCATCTTACTCAGCTCCAGTTGCTGCTGCTTCGTACTCTGCCCCAACATACTCAGCTCCAGCTGCATCCTACTCGGCTCCAGCTCGTTCCGTTTCATACTCAGCTCCAGCTGCATCTTACTCAGCTCCAGTTGCTGCTGCTTCGTACTCAGCCCCAACATACTCAGCTCCAGCTGCATCCTACTCGGCTCCAGCTCGTTCCGTTTCCTACTCAGCTCCAGCTGCATCTTACTCAGCTCCAGTTGCTGCCGCTTCGTACTCGGCCCCAACATACTCAGCTCCAGCTGTATCCTACTCGGCTCCAGCTCGTTCCGTTTCTTACTCAGCTCCAGTTGCGGCCGCTTCGTACTCAGCCCCAACATACTCAGCTCCAGCTGCCTCTTACTCGGCTCCAGTCGCTGCCGCTTCACACTCAGCTCCCTCTTACTCTGgtgttgacaccgcttacggtGCCAACGGTGGTTACATCTACCGCAAACGTCGTTAG